Genomic window (Rosa chinensis cultivar Old Blush chromosome 6, RchiOBHm-V2, whole genome shotgun sequence):
TTATCCAGACAAATCTATTAGGAAGTTATTTTGacagttccttgatggaaggaactgcaATGTAACTGCTGTGTTGAACAGCTTTATAAATAAAGTGGAATTTGTATTTGATCCCTGCTAGAACATAAAAACGCTCTCATTGTGTTTGCCCCATCAAGCAATAAAGAGAGATACGGTGTGTATCTAGGAGAAGATCAGATAGATAACGGCAGCAGATCACCAAATGGATAACGGCAGCAATCCACCAAGttagttttatgattttatttcataACATTGAATCTAACATTTGAGATAGTATACTTGagttatatgtttatgtttcatattgAATCTAACAGCTGATACACGTCCATTTATTCTCATTCATAAAACAGTCCCATCCACTTATAGGAGAATTATAAAGGTGTAATCAGGAGAAGAACAAAATGAATGAGTCAAGTTCTTCAAGTAAGTATGATGTTCTTCTAGTTTCAATATTTTTAATTGGAAAATTAGAATTGCTGATGCTGTATCTATCCTAGTTCTATTTTGCACAGACATGTCTATCTACATGTATTCATTTGGATATAGCTCGATTTGTATTTATTATCACAGTTCTAACACCACATAACAGCACAAAGAGTTAAGCAGAACGACAAAGGGAATGACATGTATTCCACACTCTTTGTTTTAATAACCAGCCTCTGAAAAAACAAGTCAATGGAATTAATAATCAAGTATTTAGTATGGATCAACCAAAAAGGGATAATAATTAAGACGTAAAGCATGAATGGAATTACCATAATACTAAGAGGAGCAGCAAACACAGAGACATTGAACACAACATTAATCCATCCAACAACTTTCAACCGCAGAAGAACATTTGGGATTTGGCTTGTACCCAATAAGATCAAACCATAAGTCAAGACATTAAACAGAACAAGTAGCTTTGCTGTGAAAATCTGCAAAAtcaattttttacttttatgtttataCTTAATAATTAAGTGCAAGTATACAAAATAAGCAGAAAAGAGGGAAGAGTACCCTGGCTTTTGGTGGTGCATAAATCATGTACATTACAAGGTACACAGTTTCGATGAAGCAGCCAATGGAATTGATCGCGATGAGAAACAAACCATTTGTCTTGAGGAAGCCATAGTAGAGCGTTAACATGGCGCTAAACAATGCCACCGAATAGGGTATAGCTTGGAAACCTTGTGTTGATTTTGTCTTGAAAATCCTATAAAATGTTGGTCTGCAAAAGATTACAAAAGATTACAAAGTTAGTCAATCCCATATGCATgaaaatcagagagagagagagatgattaCAGTGGGGCAAGGTAGACGAGGAAGGCGACGATGGTTCCTATAGAAGTTTCAGAAACAGAGGTAAACACAGAGACTTTAATTTAGAGAATTGAAACATTAGTAAAACAGAATACTGTTTAAGATTTGCTTATTTGGTAAAAGCTAGAAGAGAGCTACATCAACTAGATAGCTATACTAGATACATTACCCAGAATGCCAAACACAGAGGCCATAAGATGAAGATCAAGGGCTGCCATTCTTGAATGTAAAGCTCAGCTCTGCTCGTAAATGACTGACCGAGAGTTTGAGGCTTTGAGGGAAAGCTCTTTAACGCAAGGACTCAAGTAGAAGTTTTTGATCCGAGTTCCTGCATTGATCGAGTGAACGTATATATACGAGTAAAGAAAATGGGGAGCTCGATCATGCATGATTGCATTACACAATATGAACATCCAATATGTGTGAAATCACTAGAGGACACTTGCGCTGGGAAGCTCCATTATAAGCTTCTGTTTGCTAGCTAGCTAATAACTGACGAGAGGGCAGAGGTACCAACTAGAAGTTTCCGAAGGAGTGGTCTAGTCTAGACCAGAAGGATTTAGAATTAGAAGCAAATCAAGAACATCCAATGTAATAACTTAAAATGGTTGCTATGCATTGGACTTGCTTTTCACTATTACCTATTCACCTTTTTTGGGGTTATATATTTCTTGAGTGGGCTAAAAGCTTATTAGAAGTCAAAATTGATTTCGAACATCTTTTCATGGTGGCTCAAGGGTCTATTTCGAACATCTTTTCATATCTTCTGATAAAAATATGGACAGAAGTATACGGACGAAAGTGCAAATTAGGTCAAATTAATTGTACCTACCAAAACTAACTTTCACATAAGTGGTTTCTCCAAAATGTGAAAGTGGTTTGGGTAGCGTGCACGTACCAAAACTACCTTCATAAACTTAATTGGTACAAGATCAAAATTAGTTTTGCTTGCTAAACTACTTTCATAAACTCAATAGTACTTGCCTTCTGAATTCAATAGGCCTTTGCTTTTTCTCAAGACCTTTCTTAAACTACAAGTTTGCCAGGATATCAAGCATCCAAAATAATGGTAGCAATCTTGTCACACCTATATAATATATAGTTGTCTTTAATTAATCAGTGCTTAGAGATCGAACAACCTCAAAACTCGAAGAGTACGTGATCGATATAAAGATAAAGTAGAGAATCATTTTATTTTCTAGATTAATCAATGCTTAGAGATCGAACAGCCTCAAAACTCGAAGAGTATGTGATCGATATAAAGACAAAGTAGagtaggcctggcaacgtgcgggtatagtgcgggtaccATGCGAGTTTTTAAAGGGTCGACAcggtaagaacccgttagcttaacAATTTTCACGGGCTAAACCAGTgagcactttttttttcaaacttttTTTTCAAAGCCAGGCCAGTAACAATCAACAATTACACGAATTAATAACAAGTTTTTAGAATAAtcaacaaaattacaaaaaatgTGAAAAACCAGCACACCAAGATCGGTTAGAAGGCTTGACCTAGGGAAGCttgccaaaggaaaaaaaaaaccagcctTCATGCTCTCCCGGCCAGACGTAGCAGGCGATTCTGCCGCTGCGTCTCGGTCCGGGAGGGGAGCTTTGTTTTCCTCAGCTTTCTTAGTTTTTCTAGTTTTATTGCCTTCTTAGTTGGTACTGGTGTTTGTTGGAGGGTAGTAGGGGTCGAGTTGAAGATCCATTATCGTCGACTTGGTTGTTCTGAGTATAGGCAGGCCTTGTCGGGGTAAGACTAATGCGGCATGGAGGGAGGATGGCGAGATCGGAATCTTTCCACCTTAGATCTGTTCGTGGACGACTAGTGGGGTGGTTGGTTGTTTGGTAAGGAACCCACAGTTGGTTGCGCTTCAGGCTGGGATCCCGAGGCTCGTGGTTGGTTCGGGGTTGATCGGATCGGATCTGGTTCTTCATGAATCCAACCTAGGAATCGGTGGCTTTGGACGCGGAGGCTCGTCTTCTGGGCTTGGAGATATTGGCGGAAGGCTGTGGATGGTGGTCCAATCATATTGGATGGGTCGTCGGTGGCGGGCGGTGTGTGGAGGTTGTCTCACTGCTCGGTGTTGTGGTGGGTCGACGTTTTACCCAGGTGTGGCGGCAGGGTGGAAGAAGGTTGGTCTAGGCTTTGGTGGTGGTTGCGGCGGCCTGCAAGGTTGGTGTTCTGAGTTGGGGCAAGAGGTTGTTGGGCCGGGTTTGCATGCTTGGGCAGCTGTCACTAGTGTTTCAGGGCTTGGTTTTGTGGTGGTTGGGTCGGGTTAAGGTTGTAGTCTTGGTTTCATTAGATTTGGTTTGTGGTTTTTAGCTGGTTTGTGTTAGGTCGGGCGCACTGCAAGTTGTGGCAGAGACAATCATCACTTTCGCCTTCCTAAGGGTTGTTCCTGCCTAATTTAGAGTCTGCAAAAAGTCTGCATGTGGCATAGACGAGCATTATTGGCTTTTTAGGAGGTTATTCCTGTTAGGTTTTGCGATGGCGTTTTTGGATTAGTGGTGGGATGACGATGTTGGATTTTCTTTAGTCCTAGGTCTGACTGTCCAGCAATCCCTTTGGTCGGGTTCAAAGTAACGAcaagtgttggcttggtcgatcaaatGTTGGCCCGGTGGATTCTGGGTGGGAGTTAGTGTTCTTGGCTGATTCTGCTCCAACACGTTTTGTTGTTTCTGCCAGTTTGTTTGGTGCTAGTTTAGTCTTTTTAGTTAAGTTTTTCTCTAGTATGTTTGGAGTCGGGGCCTAGTGTGGTTTCCACAGTGCGTCAGTATAGACGTCCACCTTGACGTCTAAAGTGGGAAAAGTTTCGGTTGAACCTTTTATCTCCCATTCTCATTGTAATCTTCgtttttattaatgaagttcttatttgatccaaaaaaaaaaaaataaacaattacaAACAAACATACCAAACATAATGGAATGGGCAGAGAGCAAGGGATAGCACACGTCCCAAAGAAAAAAGCTGACAAAAGCCATTAGGCTGCTCCAACAAGAACAGCAATCAAAAACTTAAAAATCTTAACCAGAGACACCCCAACTTTGCAGAACAAGCACCTTTGTAGAAGTTCGAGGGAATTGCAAGGAATACAAGCTAATTTCAGAATTGAACTGAAGCATCATCTAACTCATAGCAGGAGGGAGGTTCTCATTTCAGAATTTACAGTTCTCCTCTACCGAAAATTTATGTATAAGAATACAAATGAGCCATCAAATAACAGCAAATAGGATTTAACACAGCTTGTTCAAGCAGCCTAAATTCATCTAAAGCCGGTAAACTCAGACCACATTGAAATCAAACCAAACCAGAAACCCTAATTCTCCGAAGAGTAGAAATCAAATCATTTAAGAAATCCCAATACCTTGAGAACTTGCGCAAAACGcagcaaaatcccaaaactgtaAGAAAGTGAAGACCTTTGGAGAGAGGAAGCAAAACACAGAGAGAAGAGAGTCAGagaattgggttttgggtgatggaaaagaaaagggtCAAGGCTGATCTGCTCGTGTTTTTAGTGGTTGCCGAAAGACTGAAAGAGTCGAAATGGGTTTTGGGAAAGGTTTtgagttaacgggttccaacgggtttAGCACGCAAGACCCGTTAATTTCCGAGTTTTTTGCGTGCGGGCTTTTCTTAGCACGGATAaataagaaagaagagagagaacgaTTGTTTGCAAATGACTACATTTTATTTAATtgtgtgaaatgaaaaatacagtaagggtgtgtttggatgaaGAATTTTCAATTTCCACAGATATTCTTAAATAACAAGAATTATGATTCTAGGAATTAAATTCTAGTAATTGAGAATTCCGTTGTTTGGATATCATCATATAGAATTTTAAAAATGACAAGAATTCAAATTATGGCAATTGTTACTTATGGCTCAATAAAATGAGAGCCGAGCAAAGCATTCATCAAAAAAgcgaagaaaacaagaaaaacaatgaGCGCAATGACATGTATAACCAATTCACAATGGCATCAACAGTAGGCATAAATCATTCAGAACCTATAATACCATATTAGCAAATTTCAGGCCTTTGTTCATGCAAATAGTAAACTAGTGAAGCAATTTCGACATAATCTATTTACAAATTTTGCTTCCATGCCTCTTTACAGCAAccaaatcatcatcatcatcactcaTGAACCAAAGCAACaactacaacaacaacaagaaaatatacAGAGTAAATAAGAAGatgtcattttttattttttaacaccAAATTCATATTCAACAAAACCTCATTCTTTTTTTTAGCTGCCTCAGAAGTACAGTTGAAGCCATAGTAATTCAAGAATCTTGTTCATTTAGAGAACTAAAATTAGAATACACAGAACcatttttaattaaatataacgACAATCCATTTCCCCAGTACAATTCACCCAATCCAGTTTTCCTTCACCAAATTATAATCAAGCTGTCCAGTGGAGGTGAAACAAGGATGACACCGTCTCCTCTAACAATCAGATTTGGAAGGAGTGACAAGCGAGGGTCGAATGATGAAGGCGAGACAAGAGTGAGGGACTAGACGAGCAGTGAGACAGGCGGAGGAGGAGACAAGGGAAGcggtggtggagatggagagGCAAAGGGTGCGTCGTGGTGGAGAGTAGGCTCAAGAACCTGTTGCTGGCACCACCCATTTTTATTAGGATTTGGGATTTGGGTTTTGGTTCTGGTTGCAGAGTCGATAAACAATGATTCGGTAGAAAAAAAGGTACATACAGTGAATTAGCTTGGAAGGAATTGACAAATAACGTCTAATTTTGAGGGAATTGAAACCGAAAATCTCGACCTCCAATTCCCTTGAATTTTCTTCTGCGTCATTTACAGATTTTGTGGAATAGGATACCAAACGGGGAAATTGGAGAGATGGAATTGTGAAATCctgaatttttttaattaaattccaGCGTATTTTCCCGCATCCAAACACACTTAACAGATCCTCATATAGTTCTATACCCTCGTTACATATTCCAGCATCCCTCTCATATAGTTCTATATCCTCATTAATTCGGTATCAGGCATATTGGTTGGAACAGCAATATTAAACCTAGTGACCACCCAGAGATTGGCCTGATGTATATAACCTGAGAAAAAACGGGACGCGTATAATTCGGCAAAGAAACGTACGTGTATTATTCGGTTTACCTAGTCTAATGATACGGTCAAAATATTCGGTCAAAAAAACACGATATGGCAAATTTATAAGTTTGAATTATACGTGTATAATTCGGCAAGTAGTAGAAAAAACGGGTTAAAAATACGGATATATAAAACACTATTTTTGTAAGAAAATAACTAATAATCTACTCTAAACTCTTGCTTTTattttatctatactattattaagagaatagagtttgtcagccaaaacagaaaatttttaccaaaatatccctcaaatattagAAAACATTTGAACTTAAAtatttgagaaaaacaaaatggtcaattcacaaataaaagaaaaacaaaagaaatttaaccaaaaaaatcaaaaataaaaaacaatatgtgcagcaattttctccacattctgtGGAATAACTTCTTACATAATTATCCACACTCATAGGGTGTGTTTAGAGTCTAGTATCATTTATGATATGTGatcaaacatgaaaaaaaaGGATATGGCACCCAAGTAAAATATAATCAGGCGATTGAATTACAATACGCTATACAGAAGTTTTTCTTCAATTATACGCATACTGAAGCTTTATAGGCGTTTTAATTAACTAGCgctttaatttttttcaaattcCAAGTATTTTTACTCCGTATAAAACGGATACGTGTATAAAACGTGTTTTAAAAGATCTAGCTCAATAATACGCGAAAAAACCGAGTCTACAATTTCAATACGCCGTA
Coding sequences:
- the LOC112173793 gene encoding bidirectional sugar transporter SWEET14, translated to MAALDLHLMASVFGILGTIVAFLVYLAPLPTFYRIFKTKSTQGFQAIPYSVALFSAMLTLYYGFLKTNGLFLIAINSIGCFIETVYLVMYMIYAPPKARIFTAKLLVLFNVLTYGLILLGTSQIPNVLLRLKVVGWINVVFNVSVFAAPLSIMRLVIKTKSVEYMSFPLSFCLTLCAVMWC